One genomic window of Cannabis sativa cultivar Pink pepper isolate KNU-18-1 chromosome 2, ASM2916894v1, whole genome shotgun sequence includes the following:
- the LOC115718471 gene encoding fasciclin-like arabinogalactan protein 12 — protein MNKQLIIYFSFLLLCFHYSNGATLPHSPAQAPSKHVAIAPATAKTITPTKAPTSLPVSAVEPPSQVPLVPAPPHKALHTPTDVTKILEKAGIFSVFIRLLKSTSVSIQIENQLNVSNTLTIFAPTNGAFGALKPGTLNTLSNEDKVQLVQYHILPSLVSLQNFETLSNPVRTQASNTNDFPLNVTVEGSSVNITTGIVNATISGTVYEDNQLAIYKVDKVLLPLGIFGLKPKTKQHLAPSPTPLKPSKDTNSSSSSSSFSSSEESISPDAAEGDKSNGVFLSKNAIINMGVFMVSAISMFGQF, from the coding sequence atgAACAAACAACTTATCATTTACTTCTCATTCTTACTTCTATGTTTCCACTACTCTAATGGAGCAACTTTACCTCACTCTCCAGCCCAAGCTCCATCCAAACATGTAGCCATAGCCCCGGCTACGGCTAAGACGATAACCCCAACCAAAGCGCCAACATCTTTGCCAGTGTCGGCGGTGGAGCCACCGTCTCAAGTGCCACTTGTCCCGGCACCACCCCACAAAGCCCTTCACACACCAACAGACGTCACCAAAATCCTCGAAAAAGCCGGTATCTTCAGTGTCTTCATCCGCCTCCTTAAGAGTACCTCCGTAAGCATTCAGATTGAGAATCAACTCAATGTATCCAACACATTGACCATTTTTGCCCCAACAAACGGGGCGTTTGGTGCTCTAAAGCCTGGCACTCTCAACACACTTTCCAACGAAGATAAAGTCCAACTTGTCCAATACCACATTCTTCCTTCTTTAGTTTCACTCCAAAACTTTGAGACTCTCAGTAACCCTGTACGGACACAAGCTAGCAATACCAATGACTTTCCTCTAAATGTTACTGTTGAAGGAAGCTCTGTTAACATAACCACTGGAATTGTTAACGCCACTATTTCTGGTACTGTTTATGAGGATAATCAGCTTGCTATTTACAAGGTCGATAAGGTGTTGCTTCCTCTTGGAATATTCGGTCTTAAACCGAAGACGAAGCAGCACTTGGCGCCTTCTCCCACACCATTGAAGCCTTCTAAAGATACTAATTCGTCTTCTTCGTCGTCGTCTTTCTCCTCTTCAGAAGAATCCATTAGCCCAGACGCGGCAGAAGGGGACAAGTCGAACGGTGTTTTCTTGAGTAAAAATGCTATTATAAACATGGGAGTCTTTATGGTTTCTGCAATCTCTATGTTTGGtcaattttag